A single genomic interval of Oryza sativa Japonica Group chromosome 7, ASM3414082v1 harbors:
- the LOC4342594 gene encoding G-type lectin S-receptor-like serine/threonine-protein kinase At2g19130 produces MPPPLYVLLLLSGLLLSSLHTPPCSAAIADGDTLMVGQALSVGEKLVSRNGKFALGFFQPQPTAGISKSINTTTNTLPGWYLGIWFNKIQVFTTAWVANRENPITGPELKQAQLKISRDGNLAIVLNNNNTSSESIIWSSTHTIVNRTTGSSSTNTSALLMNNGNLLLMASSNVVLWQSFDYPADVGLPGAKLGRNKITGLNRRFVAKKSLIDMGLGSYILEMDTNTVLRLRRRKPPVVVYWSWSSGQLAYTLVPLLNELLDMDPRTKGLLKPAYVHNNEEEYFTYTSLDESASVFVSIDITGQVKLNVWSQPKMSWQTIYAEPSDPCSLHDVCGPFTVCNGNSVPFCGCMESFSPKSPQDWDAGDPIGGCIRDTPLDCASGKQNNTSSTDMFHPIAPVTLPLYPQSMEDASTQSDCEEACLHDCACTAYTYNGNRCSIWHGELRSVNQNDGIDNHSENVLYLRLAARDSQSLRKNNKRRPRVVAIVSIVVSFGLLMLMLLLTIWINKSKWCGVPLYGSQGNDGGIIAFRYTGLVRATKCFSEKLGGGGFGSVFKGMLGDQTAIAVKRLDGARQGEKQFRAEVSSIGMTQHINLIKLIGFCCEGDKRLLVYERMLNGSLDAHLFQSNATVLNWSTRYQIAIGVARGLCYLHQSCRECIIHCDIKPENILLNESFVPKIADFGMAAIVGRDFSRVLTTFRGTVGYLAPEWLSGVAITPKVDVYSFGMVLLEIISGRRNSPKVSASNSYHGAYFPVRAINKLHVGDVHSLMDPRLHDDFSLEEAERVCKVACWCIQEIESDRPTMGEVVRAIEGLHELDMPPMPRLLAAIIEHSDVASI; encoded by the coding sequence ATGCCACCTCCTCTCTATGTCTTGCTACTACTCAGTgggcttctcctctcctccctgcaCACTCCTCCATGTTCCGCCGCCATTGCAGATGGCGACACTCTCATGGTAGGCCAAGCGCTTTCTGTCGGCGAGAAGCTCGTCTCGAGGAACGGCAAGTTCGCGCTCGGCTTCTTCCAGCCACAACCAACTGCAGGCATCAGTAAGTCCATTAACACCACCACCAACACATTGCCTGGCTGGTATCTTGGCATATGGTTCAACAAGATCCAGGTTTTTACTACAGCTTGGGTTGCTAATAGGGAGAATCCCATCACTGGCCCTGAGCTGAAGCAAGCACAGCTCAAAATCTCAAGAGATGGCAATCTTGCCATCGTCTTGAACAACAACAACACCAGTTCAGAGTCCATAATCTGGTCCAGCACTCACACCATTGTCAATAGGACAACAGGATCATCCAGCACAAACACCAGTGCTCTCCTCATGAACAATGGAAACCTACTCCTCATGGCTAGTAGCAATGTTGTGTTGTGGCAGAGCTTCGACTACCCTGCAGATGTTGGGCTTCCGGGTGCTAAGTTAGGTAGGAACAAGATCACCGGTTTGAACCGTCGGTTCGTTGCCAAGAAGAGCCTCATTGATATGGGCCTCGGCTCTTACATCCTTGAGATGGACACAAACACGGTGTTGCGCCTTAGGCGTCGCAAACCTCCCGTCGTGGTGTATTGGTCTTGGTCATCCGGACAATTGGCGTATACGCTTGTACCATTGCTCAATGAGCTGCTAGACATGGATCCACGGACCAAAGGCTTGCTCAAACCTGCATATGTCCACAACAATGAGGAGGAGTACTTCACGTACACCTCCCTTGATGAATCGGCTTCTGTATTCGTTTCCATAGACATCACTGGTCAGGTTAAGCTGAATGTTTGGTCACAACCCAAAATGTCTTGGCAAACCATATATGCAGAACCATCTGATCCATGCAGCCTGCACGATGTCTGTGGACCTTTCACGGTCTGCAATGGCAATTCAGTCCCATTCTGTGGATGTATGGAGAGCTTCTCTCCCAAGTCACCGCAGGATTGGGATGCCGGTGATCCGATTGGAGGGTGCATCAGAGATACTCCCTTAGATTGTGCATCTGGTAAACAAAACAACACAAGTTCAACAGACATGTTCCACCCCATAGCTCCTGTTACACTGCCCTTGTACCCTCAAAGCATGGAAGATGCTTCGACCCAGAGCGATTGCGAAGAAGCTTGTCTTCATGACTGCGCTTGCACTGCTTATACCTATAATGGTAACAGATGCTCTATCTGGCATGGGGAATTGCGAAGTGTGAATCAGAATGATGGCATTGATAATCATTCTGAAAATGTTCTTTACCTTCGCCTCGCCGCCAGAGATTCACAAAGTTTAAGGAAGAACAACAAACGGAGACCAAGAGTTGTTGCCATTGTAAGCATTGTCGTTAGTTTTGGATTACTAATGCTCATGCTTTTGTTAACGATTTGGATTAACAAATCCAAGTGGTGTGGTGTGCCATTATATGGCAGTCAAGGTAATGATGGTGGAATTATAGCCTTTAGATACACCGGTTTAGTTCGTGCTACTAAATGTTTCTCAGAGAAGCTAGGAGGAGGTGGTTTTGGTTCTGTATTCAAGGGAATGTTGGGAGACCAGACTGCTATAGCAGTGAAAAGGCTTGATGGTGCTCGTCAGGGAGAGAAGCAATTCAGGGCAGAAGTGAGCTCAATTGGAATGACCCAACATATCAACCTAATCAAACTGATTGGTTTCTGCTGCGAAGGTGATAAGAGGCTACTTGTGTATGAACGCATGTTAAATGGGTCTCTTGACGCCCATCTATTTCAGAGCAATGCTACCGTTCTAAATTGGAGCACCAGGTATCAAATAGCTATAGGAGTTGCTAGAGGATTGTGCTACCTGCACCAGAGTTGTCGCGAATGCATCATACACTGTGATATTAAACCAGAAAACATACTTCTGAATGAATCATTTGTTCCTAAGATTGCAGATTTTGGGATGGCAGCGATTGTAGGAAGGGATTTTAGCCGAGTTCTAACTACATTCAGAGGTACTGTAGGGTATCTTGCCCCAGAGTGGCTTAGCGGAGTTGCTattacaccaaaagttgatgttTACAGCTTTGGCATGGTACTATTGGAAATCATATCAGGAAGGAGAAATTCACCTAAAGTATCTGCTAGCAACAGCTATCATGGTGCTTATTTTCCTGTGCGAGCAATTAACAAGCTTCATGTGGGAGATGTGCATAGTTTGATGGATCCACGATTACATGACGACTTCAGTTTGGAAGAGGCTGAAAGAgtttgcaaagttgcatgtTGGTGCATCCAAGAAATTGAGTCTGATCGGCCGACAATGGGTGAAGTGGTCCGGGCCATTGAGGGTCTACATGAGCTTGATATGCCCCCGATGCCAAGACTACTTGCAGCTATAATAGAACACTCTGATGTGGCTTCAATATAA